The Pseudomonas fluorescens genome includes a window with the following:
- a CDS encoding contractile injection system protein, VgrG/Pvc8 family, whose translation MSLGFTPAVEVYGANAALLNARLLSWTHVDAAGIESDQLTLTISLDGLEGLPSLGGKIGLRVGYLESGLVDKGEFVITRRTPTLFPLRLTLVAMAAPFSAADQTGFKQRRSVSHGPTTLGALFRQLTSRHGFSPRVAPDLALIKIEHIDQSNETDMGFLTRLAHRYDAVAKPINELYVLARRGQAKSLSGKVLPEIKLSVTTNNRPGDQAFISAKLDETARAKYQGCKTRWWDATAGKLQVEESGLAPFKTLRQRFQNAADARAAGEGEVRRMMREALKVAIECPGNPGLSAEGIVLLDATWPDFMRGRWSIDKVTASGDREKSYRCLIDATCLDAKA comes from the coding sequence ATGTCATTGGGTTTCACGCCTGCGGTGGAAGTGTACGGCGCGAACGCCGCGCTGCTCAACGCACGATTGCTCAGTTGGACACACGTCGACGCGGCAGGAATCGAGTCGGATCAATTGACCCTCACCATCAGCCTGGACGGGCTGGAAGGGTTGCCCAGCCTGGGTGGGAAAATCGGTTTGCGGGTCGGCTACCTGGAGTCGGGGCTGGTGGACAAGGGCGAGTTCGTCATTACCCGGCGCACGCCGACGCTGTTCCCGTTGCGCCTGACCTTGGTGGCCATGGCCGCGCCGTTCAGCGCGGCGGACCAGACCGGGTTCAAGCAGCGCCGATCCGTCAGCCATGGACCGACGACCCTGGGGGCGCTGTTTCGTCAACTGACGTCCAGGCACGGTTTTTCTCCCCGGGTGGCGCCAGACCTGGCGCTGATCAAGATCGAGCATATCGACCAGTCCAACGAAACCGACATGGGGTTCCTGACGCGCTTGGCCCATCGTTATGACGCCGTCGCCAAGCCGATCAACGAGCTGTATGTGCTGGCTCGGCGCGGCCAGGCGAAGTCGTTGTCGGGCAAGGTCCTGCCCGAGATAAAACTGTCGGTGACGACCAACAATCGCCCTGGCGACCAGGCTTTTATTTCGGCCAAGCTGGATGAAACCGCCCGGGCGAAATACCAAGGTTGCAAGACCCGTTGGTGGGACGCGACGGCCGGCAAGTTGCAGGTCGAGGAGAGCGGCCTCGCCCCGTTCAAAACCCTGCGCCAGCGCTTCCAGAACGCCGCTGACGCCCGCGCTGCCGGTGAAGGCGAGGTGCGCAGGATGATGCGCGAAGCCCTCAAGGTGGCGATCGAGTGCCCTGGCAACCCGGGGCTGTCCGCCGAGGGCATCGTACTGCTGGACGCCACCTGGCCGGATTTCATGCGCGGTCGCTGGTC
- a CDS encoding tail protein X — protein MRRVRSIAGDSVNLLLYRELERCDDIVEEALWRLNPGLAEWGPVLPAGVWVVLPEVDLKPVATPPVSAWD, from the coding sequence ATGCGTAGGGTTCGAAGTATCGCCGGTGATTCGGTGAATCTGTTGCTGTACCGCGAGCTTGAGCGCTGTGACGACATCGTCGAAGAGGCGCTCTGGCGGCTCAATCCGGGGCTGGCTGAATGGGGGCCTGTATTGCCGGCGGGCGTATGGGTGGTCTTGCCGGAAGTGGACCTCAAGCCCGTGGCAACCCCACCGGTTTCGGCCTGGGATTAA